A portion of the Betta splendens chromosome 2, fBetSpl5.4, whole genome shotgun sequence genome contains these proteins:
- the plcb3 gene encoding 1-phosphatidylinositol 4,5-bisphosphate phosphodiesterase beta-3 isoform X2 gives MAGAKPGVHALQLKPPCVHEALKKGGKFVKWDEDPNSVPTLVTLKVDPDGFFLTWSGGNNMDAEILDMSSIRDTRTGKYAKQPKDAKQRDVLGFGRDDSAEGKLLSIVYGNDLVNISFLNLQAMNEDEAKLWTDELFLLATNILSQNASRNTFLRKAYVKLKLQGTADGKISMKNILKLFSDKRRVETALEQCGLSSPAANNRAEGVKLDDFTWEAFQKFLDSLCLRPEIQSIFDESGSKRKPFITLDQFMDFINRRQRDSRLNEVLYPPLKREHVRQIMEKYEKNISQLDRDQISLQAFSRYLEGEENGIVPPERLDVIDDMNQPLSHYFINSSHNTYLTVGQLTGLSSVEMYRQVLLTGCRCVELDCWKGRTQDDEPYITHGFTMTTEISFKEVIEAIAESAFKASPYPVILSFENHVDSARQQAKMAEYCRTIFGDALLIDPLDKYPLLPGQPLPSPQDLLGKILVKNKKNHHRPRPSSGGSIRRREGEQAPANNDNDGNQILSNGEEKLAEKMIKEAEPRKSLGGEGESEEEEEEEEGLDPKKNTDEGTAGSEVKATEEMSTLVNYIEPVKFKNFEMAAKKQKFFEMSSFVETKGLDLLKNAPSEFVEYNKNQLSRIYPKGTRVDSSNYMPQLFWNAGCQMVALNFQTLDLPMQLNMGVFEYNGKSGYLLKPEFMRRTDKHFDPFTENIVDGIVANTIKVKVLSGQFLSDKKVGVYVEVDMLGIPADTKRKYRTRTSNGNSLDPVWEDESFVFNKVVLPTLASLRIAVFEENGKFIGHRILPVSAVRPGYHYINLKTELNQPLLLPSLLVYTEAQDYIPNQHQEYAEALTNPIKHISELDKRNTQLAVLMEDGSEYVTRKPKKEETKKESDGVPGGRLPAPFNPLPPSSMDEVPDGPKVPVPVTPQKEELVSSVMEDVCVVSMEELMEQKNYIKLIKKHEKDVKELRKKHLKKVWALSKEQKNRSSQLQCDTQRRRSQIEKNLKRSIKKNESQDPVRRELTALDQELEKQAVELREWQMKELLKLRQELFSQERAMKMENQMEAFEMLKETASKCHTLQLKKLQEMCEKEKKDLQKILNRKRQNSISEAKNHSKEKAEKELEDINRKHIQESVASIRSLELAQLKRQEKVVLDHKNVMQRFEDQLPELKSQLVKDLDEEYKRLPEEICQHLKMELQNKGLQKDALFSQLSNHSSPSTGSDPPSNCSSPSDPSSPNRSAFYRSTDNTPSFLADSEAELSIS, from the exons GACGCGAAGCAGCGCGACGTGCTGGGCTTCGGGAGAGACGACAGCGCAGAGGGGAAGCTCCTCTCCATCGTCTACGGCAACGACCTGGTCAACATCTCCTTCCTCAACCTCCAGGCCATGAACGAGGACGAAGCAAAG ctgtggACGGATGAGCTGTTCTTACTGGCCACAAACATTCTGTCCCAGAATGCATCACGGAACACCTTCCTCCGCAAAGC GTATGTGAAGTTAAAGCTGCAGGGGACCGCGGATGGGAAGATTTCCATGAAGAA CATTCTCAAACTGTTCTCGGACaaaaggcgggtggagacggcTCTGGAGCAGTGTGGCCTCAGCAGCCCGGCGGCCAATAACAGG GCAGAGGGAGTAAAGCTGGATGATTTCACGTGGGAGGCCTTCCAGAAGTTTCTTGACAGCCTCTGTCTCCGGCCTGAGATACAAAGCATCTTTGATGAGAG TGGCTCAAAGAGGAAGCCCTTCATCACCTTGGACCAGTTCATGGACTTCATCAACCGCAGGCAGAGAGACTCCAGGTTGAACGAGGTTCTGTACCCGCCACTGAAGAGAGAGCATGTCCGGCAGATCATGGAGAAATATGAGAAAAACATCAGCCAGCTGGACAGAG ACCAGATCAGCCTGCAGGCGTTCAGTCGGTAcctggaaggagaggagaacGGCATCGTGCCTCCAGAGAGGCTGGACGTCATCGACGACATGAACCAACCGCTGTCCCACTACTTCATCAACTCCTCACACAACACGTACCTCACAG TGGGTCAGCTGACGGGCCTGTCGTCCGTGGAGATGTACAGGCAGGTGCTGCTGACGGGCTGTCGCTGTGTGGAGCTGGACTGCTGGAAGGGCCGGACCCAAGACGACGAGCCCTACATCACCCACGGCTTCACCATGACCACGGAGATCTCCTTCAAG GAGGTGATTGAAGCCATAGCAGAGAGTGCTTTCAAGGCGTCTCCGTACCCAGTCATCCTGTCCTTTGAAAACCACGTCGATTC GGCCAGGCAGCAGGCCAAGATGGCTGAGTACTGCAGGACCATCTTTGGAGACGCCCTGCTCATCGATCCACTGGACAAGTATCcg CTGCTCCCAGGTCAGCCGCTGCCCTCGCCCCAGGATCTGTTGGGAAAGATCCTCGTTAAGAACAAGAAGAACCACCACCGGCCCCGGCCATCGAGCGGCGGCAGCATACGGCGCAGAGAGGGGGAGCAGGCGCCGGCCAACAACG ACAACGATGGAAACCAGATCCTGTCCAACGGGGAGGAGAAGCTGGCTGAGAAGATGATCAAGGAGGCTGAGCCTCGCAAGTCCCTCG GAGGCGAAGGggagagtgaggaagaggaggaggaggaggaaggcctGGACCCCAAAAAGAACACTGACGAG GGTACAGCAGGCAGCGAGGTGAAGGCCACAGAGGAGATGTCCACGCTCGTCAACTACATCGAACCAGTCAAATTCAAAAACTTTGAGATGGCAGCCA AAAAGCAGAAGTTTTTTGAGATGTCCTCATTTGTAGAAACCAAAGGCCTGGACCTACTGAAGAACGCCCCCTCTGAGTTTGTAGA GTACAACAAGAACCAGCTGAGCAGGATCTACCCCAAAGGCACCAGAGTGGACAGCTCCAACTACATGCCCCAGCTCTTCTGGAACGCCGGCTGCCAGATGGTGGCGCTGAACTTCCAGACCCTCG ACCTGCCCATGCAGCTGAACATGGGAGTGTTCGAGTACAACGGCAAAAGCGGCTACCTGCTGAAACCCGAGTTCATGAGAAGGACCGACAAACACTTTGACCCGTTTACGGAGAACATAGTGGACGGGATCGTGGCCAATACGATCAAGGTCAAG GTGCTCTCTGGCCAGTTCCTGTCGGATAAGAAGGTGGGCGTGTACGTGGAAGTGGACATGCTTGGAATTCCTGCGGATACGAAGAGGAAgtacagaaccagaacctccaATGGGAACTCGCTGGACCCTGTGTGGGAGGACGAGTCGTTTGTCTTCAATAAG GTCGTGCTTCCTACACTGGCCTCTTTGAGAATAGCCGTGTTTGAGGAAAACGGCAAGTTCATTGGACACCGGATCCTCCCTGTGTCGGCCGTTCGACCCG GCTACCACTACATCAACCTTAAGACTGAGCTGaaccagccgctgctgctgccctcgCTGCTGGTTTACACCGAGGCTCAGGACTACATCcccaaccagcaccagg AGTACGCAGAGGCCCTTACCAACCCCATCAAGCACATCAGCGAGCTGGACAAGAGGAACACCCAGCTGGCTGTTCTCATGGAGGACGGCAGTGAG TATGTCACCAGAAAGCCCAAAAAGGAGGAGACCAAGAAGGAGAGCGACGGCGTCCCAGGAGGTCGCCTTCCAGCCCCCTTTAACCCTCTGCCCCCGAGCTCTATGGACGAGGTGCCCGATGGGCCCAAAGTGCCTGTTCCAG taaCCCCTCAGAAGGAAGAGCTCGTATCCAGTGTTATGGAAG ATGTCTGCGTCGTCTCCATGGAGGAACTGATGGAGCAGAAGAACTACATAAAGCTAATAAAGAAACACGAGAAAGATGTCAAAGAGCTGCGTAAAAAACACCTCAAAAAG GTGTGGGCTCTGAGCAAGGAGCAGAAGAATCGCAGCAGCCAGCTTCAGTGTGACACCCAGAGGAGGCGCAGTCAGATAGAGAAGAACCTGAAGCGCAGCATCAAGAAAAA TGAATCCCAGGACCCTGTGCGGCGGGAGCTGACGGCGCTGGACCAGGAGCTGGAAAAGCAGGCGGTCGAGCTGAGGGAGTGGCAGATGAAGGAACTGCTGAAGCTTCGGCAGGAGCTTTTCTCCCAGGAGAGAGCCATGAAGATGGAAAACCAGATGGAG gcCTTTGAGATGTTAAAGGAAACGGCCAGCAAATGTCATACACTTCAGCTGAAGAAGCTTCAGGAGATGTGTGAGAA ggagaAGAAGGACCTTCAGAAGATCCTAAACAGGAAGCGACAAAACAGCATCAGCGAAGCTAAAAACCACAGCAAAGAAAAAGCTGAGAA ggagctggaggacatcAACAGGAAGCACATACAGGAATCCGTGGCCTCCATTCGTTCG CTGGAGTTGGCTCAGCTCAAGAGGCAAGAAAAAGTGGTTCTAGACCATAAGAATGTGATGCAGCGCTTTGAGGATCAACTGCCAGAG CTGAAGTCCCAGCTGGTGAAGGATCTGGATGAAGAGTACAAGCGACTACCTGAAGAAATCTGCCAGCAcctgaagatggagctgcagaACAAAGGTCTTCAGAAGGATGCCCTTTTCTCCCAGCTGTCCAACCACAGCAGCCCCAGCACCGGCTCGGACCCACCCTCCAACTGCTCCTCGCCCTCCGACCCATCCTCGCCCAATCGGAGCGCCTTCTACAGGAGCACAGACAATACGCCTTCTTTTCTGGCCGACTCCGAGGCCGAGCTGTCAATCAGTTAG
- the plcb3 gene encoding 1-phosphatidylinositol 4,5-bisphosphate phosphodiesterase beta-3 isoform X3 produces the protein MAGAKPGVHALQLKPPCVHEALKKGGKFVKWDEDPNSVPTLVTLKVDPDGFFLTWSGGNNMDAEILDMSSIRDTRTGKYAKQPKDAKQRDVLGFGRDDSAEGKLLSIVYGNDLVNISFLNLQAMNEDEAKLWTDELFLLATNILSQNASRNTFLRKAYVKLKLQGTADGKISMKNILKLFSDKRRVETALEQCGLSSPAANNRQAEGVKLDDFTWEAFQKFLDSLCLRPEIQSIFDESGSKRKPFITLDQFMDFINRRQRDSRLNEVLYPPLKREHVRQIMEKYEKNISQLDRDQISLQAFSRYLEGEENGIVPPERLDVIDDMNQPLSHYFINSSHNTYLTVGQLTGLSSVEMYRQVLLTGCRCVELDCWKGRTQDDEPYITHGFTMTTEISFKEVIEAIAESAFKASPYPVILSFENHVDSARQQAKMAEYCRTIFGDALLIDPLDKYPLLPGQPLPSPQDLLGKILVKNKKNHHRPRPSSGGSIRRREGEQAPANNDNDGNQILSNGEEKLAEKMIKEAEPRKSLGGEGESEEEEEEEEGLDPKKNTDEGTAGSEVKATEEMSTLVNYIEPVKFKNFEMAAKKQKFFEMSSFVETKGLDLLKNAPSEFVEYNKNQLSRIYPKGTRVDSSNYMPQLFWNAGCQMVALNFQTLDLPMQLNMGVFEYNGKSGYLLKPEFMRRTDKHFDPFTENIVDGIVANTIKVKVLSGQFLSDKKVGVYVEVDMLGIPADTKRKYRTRTSNGNSLDPVWEDESFVFNKVVLPTLASLRIAVFEENGKFIGHRILPVSAVRPGYHYINLKTELNQPLLLPSLLVYTEAQDYIPNQHQEYAEALTNPIKHISELDKRNTQLAVLMEDGSEYVTRKPKKEETKKESDGVPGGRLPAPFNPLPPSSMDEVPDGPKVPVPDVCVVSMEELMEQKNYIKLIKKHEKDVKELRKKHLKKVWALSKEQKNRSSQLQCDTQRRRSQIEKNLKRSIKKNESQDPVRRELTALDQELEKQAVELREWQMKELLKLRQELFSQERAMKMENQMEAFEMLKETASKCHTLQLKKLQEMCEKEKKDLQKILNRKRQNSISEAKNHSKEKAEKELEDINRKHIQESVASIRSLELAQLKRQEKVVLDHKNVMQRFEDQLPELKSQLVKDLDEEYKRLPEEICQHLKMELQNKGLQKDALFSQLSNHSSPSTGSDPPSNCSSPSDPSSPNRSAFYRSTDNTPSFLADSEAELSIS, from the exons GACGCGAAGCAGCGCGACGTGCTGGGCTTCGGGAGAGACGACAGCGCAGAGGGGAAGCTCCTCTCCATCGTCTACGGCAACGACCTGGTCAACATCTCCTTCCTCAACCTCCAGGCCATGAACGAGGACGAAGCAAAG ctgtggACGGATGAGCTGTTCTTACTGGCCACAAACATTCTGTCCCAGAATGCATCACGGAACACCTTCCTCCGCAAAGC GTATGTGAAGTTAAAGCTGCAGGGGACCGCGGATGGGAAGATTTCCATGAAGAA CATTCTCAAACTGTTCTCGGACaaaaggcgggtggagacggcTCTGGAGCAGTGTGGCCTCAGCAGCCCGGCGGCCAATAACAGG CAGGCAGAGGGAGTAAAGCTGGATGATTTCACGTGGGAGGCCTTCCAGAAGTTTCTTGACAGCCTCTGTCTCCGGCCTGAGATACAAAGCATCTTTGATGAGAG TGGCTCAAAGAGGAAGCCCTTCATCACCTTGGACCAGTTCATGGACTTCATCAACCGCAGGCAGAGAGACTCCAGGTTGAACGAGGTTCTGTACCCGCCACTGAAGAGAGAGCATGTCCGGCAGATCATGGAGAAATATGAGAAAAACATCAGCCAGCTGGACAGAG ACCAGATCAGCCTGCAGGCGTTCAGTCGGTAcctggaaggagaggagaacGGCATCGTGCCTCCAGAGAGGCTGGACGTCATCGACGACATGAACCAACCGCTGTCCCACTACTTCATCAACTCCTCACACAACACGTACCTCACAG TGGGTCAGCTGACGGGCCTGTCGTCCGTGGAGATGTACAGGCAGGTGCTGCTGACGGGCTGTCGCTGTGTGGAGCTGGACTGCTGGAAGGGCCGGACCCAAGACGACGAGCCCTACATCACCCACGGCTTCACCATGACCACGGAGATCTCCTTCAAG GAGGTGATTGAAGCCATAGCAGAGAGTGCTTTCAAGGCGTCTCCGTACCCAGTCATCCTGTCCTTTGAAAACCACGTCGATTC GGCCAGGCAGCAGGCCAAGATGGCTGAGTACTGCAGGACCATCTTTGGAGACGCCCTGCTCATCGATCCACTGGACAAGTATCcg CTGCTCCCAGGTCAGCCGCTGCCCTCGCCCCAGGATCTGTTGGGAAAGATCCTCGTTAAGAACAAGAAGAACCACCACCGGCCCCGGCCATCGAGCGGCGGCAGCATACGGCGCAGAGAGGGGGAGCAGGCGCCGGCCAACAACG ACAACGATGGAAACCAGATCCTGTCCAACGGGGAGGAGAAGCTGGCTGAGAAGATGATCAAGGAGGCTGAGCCTCGCAAGTCCCTCG GAGGCGAAGGggagagtgaggaagaggaggaggaggaggaaggcctGGACCCCAAAAAGAACACTGACGAG GGTACAGCAGGCAGCGAGGTGAAGGCCACAGAGGAGATGTCCACGCTCGTCAACTACATCGAACCAGTCAAATTCAAAAACTTTGAGATGGCAGCCA AAAAGCAGAAGTTTTTTGAGATGTCCTCATTTGTAGAAACCAAAGGCCTGGACCTACTGAAGAACGCCCCCTCTGAGTTTGTAGA GTACAACAAGAACCAGCTGAGCAGGATCTACCCCAAAGGCACCAGAGTGGACAGCTCCAACTACATGCCCCAGCTCTTCTGGAACGCCGGCTGCCAGATGGTGGCGCTGAACTTCCAGACCCTCG ACCTGCCCATGCAGCTGAACATGGGAGTGTTCGAGTACAACGGCAAAAGCGGCTACCTGCTGAAACCCGAGTTCATGAGAAGGACCGACAAACACTTTGACCCGTTTACGGAGAACATAGTGGACGGGATCGTGGCCAATACGATCAAGGTCAAG GTGCTCTCTGGCCAGTTCCTGTCGGATAAGAAGGTGGGCGTGTACGTGGAAGTGGACATGCTTGGAATTCCTGCGGATACGAAGAGGAAgtacagaaccagaacctccaATGGGAACTCGCTGGACCCTGTGTGGGAGGACGAGTCGTTTGTCTTCAATAAG GTCGTGCTTCCTACACTGGCCTCTTTGAGAATAGCCGTGTTTGAGGAAAACGGCAAGTTCATTGGACACCGGATCCTCCCTGTGTCGGCCGTTCGACCCG GCTACCACTACATCAACCTTAAGACTGAGCTGaaccagccgctgctgctgccctcgCTGCTGGTTTACACCGAGGCTCAGGACTACATCcccaaccagcaccagg AGTACGCAGAGGCCCTTACCAACCCCATCAAGCACATCAGCGAGCTGGACAAGAGGAACACCCAGCTGGCTGTTCTCATGGAGGACGGCAGTGAG TATGTCACCAGAAAGCCCAAAAAGGAGGAGACCAAGAAGGAGAGCGACGGCGTCCCAGGAGGTCGCCTTCCAGCCCCCTTTAACCCTCTGCCCCCGAGCTCTATGGACGAGGTGCCCGATGGGCCCAAAGTGCCTGTTCCAG ATGTCTGCGTCGTCTCCATGGAGGAACTGATGGAGCAGAAGAACTACATAAAGCTAATAAAGAAACACGAGAAAGATGTCAAAGAGCTGCGTAAAAAACACCTCAAAAAG GTGTGGGCTCTGAGCAAGGAGCAGAAGAATCGCAGCAGCCAGCTTCAGTGTGACACCCAGAGGAGGCGCAGTCAGATAGAGAAGAACCTGAAGCGCAGCATCAAGAAAAA TGAATCCCAGGACCCTGTGCGGCGGGAGCTGACGGCGCTGGACCAGGAGCTGGAAAAGCAGGCGGTCGAGCTGAGGGAGTGGCAGATGAAGGAACTGCTGAAGCTTCGGCAGGAGCTTTTCTCCCAGGAGAGAGCCATGAAGATGGAAAACCAGATGGAG gcCTTTGAGATGTTAAAGGAAACGGCCAGCAAATGTCATACACTTCAGCTGAAGAAGCTTCAGGAGATGTGTGAGAA ggagaAGAAGGACCTTCAGAAGATCCTAAACAGGAAGCGACAAAACAGCATCAGCGAAGCTAAAAACCACAGCAAAGAAAAAGCTGAGAA ggagctggaggacatcAACAGGAAGCACATACAGGAATCCGTGGCCTCCATTCGTTCG CTGGAGTTGGCTCAGCTCAAGAGGCAAGAAAAAGTGGTTCTAGACCATAAGAATGTGATGCAGCGCTTTGAGGATCAACTGCCAGAG CTGAAGTCCCAGCTGGTGAAGGATCTGGATGAAGAGTACAAGCGACTACCTGAAGAAATCTGCCAGCAcctgaagatggagctgcagaACAAAGGTCTTCAGAAGGATGCCCTTTTCTCCCAGCTGTCCAACCACAGCAGCCCCAGCACCGGCTCGGACCCACCCTCCAACTGCTCCTCGCCCTCCGACCCATCCTCGCCCAATCGGAGCGCCTTCTACAGGAGCACAGACAATACGCCTTCTTTTCTGGCCGACTCCGAGGCCGAGCTGTCAATCAGTTAG
- the plcb3 gene encoding 1-phosphatidylinositol 4,5-bisphosphate phosphodiesterase beta-3 isoform X1 has product MAGAKPGVHALQLKPPCVHEALKKGGKFVKWDEDPNSVPTLVTLKVDPDGFFLTWSGGNNMDAEILDMSSIRDTRTGKYAKQPKDAKQRDVLGFGRDDSAEGKLLSIVYGNDLVNISFLNLQAMNEDEAKLWTDELFLLATNILSQNASRNTFLRKAYVKLKLQGTADGKISMKNILKLFSDKRRVETALEQCGLSSPAANNRQAEGVKLDDFTWEAFQKFLDSLCLRPEIQSIFDESGSKRKPFITLDQFMDFINRRQRDSRLNEVLYPPLKREHVRQIMEKYEKNISQLDRDQISLQAFSRYLEGEENGIVPPERLDVIDDMNQPLSHYFINSSHNTYLTVGQLTGLSSVEMYRQVLLTGCRCVELDCWKGRTQDDEPYITHGFTMTTEISFKEVIEAIAESAFKASPYPVILSFENHVDSARQQAKMAEYCRTIFGDALLIDPLDKYPLLPGQPLPSPQDLLGKILVKNKKNHHRPRPSSGGSIRRREGEQAPANNDNDGNQILSNGEEKLAEKMIKEAEPRKSLGGEGESEEEEEEEEGLDPKKNTDEGTAGSEVKATEEMSTLVNYIEPVKFKNFEMAAKKQKFFEMSSFVETKGLDLLKNAPSEFVEYNKNQLSRIYPKGTRVDSSNYMPQLFWNAGCQMVALNFQTLDLPMQLNMGVFEYNGKSGYLLKPEFMRRTDKHFDPFTENIVDGIVANTIKVKVLSGQFLSDKKVGVYVEVDMLGIPADTKRKYRTRTSNGNSLDPVWEDESFVFNKVVLPTLASLRIAVFEENGKFIGHRILPVSAVRPGYHYINLKTELNQPLLLPSLLVYTEAQDYIPNQHQEYAEALTNPIKHISELDKRNTQLAVLMEDGSEYVTRKPKKEETKKESDGVPGGRLPAPFNPLPPSSMDEVPDGPKVPVPVTPQKEELVSSVMEDVCVVSMEELMEQKNYIKLIKKHEKDVKELRKKHLKKVWALSKEQKNRSSQLQCDTQRRRSQIEKNLKRSIKKNESQDPVRRELTALDQELEKQAVELREWQMKELLKLRQELFSQERAMKMENQMEAFEMLKETASKCHTLQLKKLQEMCEKEKKDLQKILNRKRQNSISEAKNHSKEKAEKELEDINRKHIQESVASIRSLELAQLKRQEKVVLDHKNVMQRFEDQLPELKSQLVKDLDEEYKRLPEEICQHLKMELQNKGLQKDALFSQLSNHSSPSTGSDPPSNCSSPSDPSSPNRSAFYRSTDNTPSFLADSEAELSIS; this is encoded by the exons GACGCGAAGCAGCGCGACGTGCTGGGCTTCGGGAGAGACGACAGCGCAGAGGGGAAGCTCCTCTCCATCGTCTACGGCAACGACCTGGTCAACATCTCCTTCCTCAACCTCCAGGCCATGAACGAGGACGAAGCAAAG ctgtggACGGATGAGCTGTTCTTACTGGCCACAAACATTCTGTCCCAGAATGCATCACGGAACACCTTCCTCCGCAAAGC GTATGTGAAGTTAAAGCTGCAGGGGACCGCGGATGGGAAGATTTCCATGAAGAA CATTCTCAAACTGTTCTCGGACaaaaggcgggtggagacggcTCTGGAGCAGTGTGGCCTCAGCAGCCCGGCGGCCAATAACAGG CAGGCAGAGGGAGTAAAGCTGGATGATTTCACGTGGGAGGCCTTCCAGAAGTTTCTTGACAGCCTCTGTCTCCGGCCTGAGATACAAAGCATCTTTGATGAGAG TGGCTCAAAGAGGAAGCCCTTCATCACCTTGGACCAGTTCATGGACTTCATCAACCGCAGGCAGAGAGACTCCAGGTTGAACGAGGTTCTGTACCCGCCACTGAAGAGAGAGCATGTCCGGCAGATCATGGAGAAATATGAGAAAAACATCAGCCAGCTGGACAGAG ACCAGATCAGCCTGCAGGCGTTCAGTCGGTAcctggaaggagaggagaacGGCATCGTGCCTCCAGAGAGGCTGGACGTCATCGACGACATGAACCAACCGCTGTCCCACTACTTCATCAACTCCTCACACAACACGTACCTCACAG TGGGTCAGCTGACGGGCCTGTCGTCCGTGGAGATGTACAGGCAGGTGCTGCTGACGGGCTGTCGCTGTGTGGAGCTGGACTGCTGGAAGGGCCGGACCCAAGACGACGAGCCCTACATCACCCACGGCTTCACCATGACCACGGAGATCTCCTTCAAG GAGGTGATTGAAGCCATAGCAGAGAGTGCTTTCAAGGCGTCTCCGTACCCAGTCATCCTGTCCTTTGAAAACCACGTCGATTC GGCCAGGCAGCAGGCCAAGATGGCTGAGTACTGCAGGACCATCTTTGGAGACGCCCTGCTCATCGATCCACTGGACAAGTATCcg CTGCTCCCAGGTCAGCCGCTGCCCTCGCCCCAGGATCTGTTGGGAAAGATCCTCGTTAAGAACAAGAAGAACCACCACCGGCCCCGGCCATCGAGCGGCGGCAGCATACGGCGCAGAGAGGGGGAGCAGGCGCCGGCCAACAACG ACAACGATGGAAACCAGATCCTGTCCAACGGGGAGGAGAAGCTGGCTGAGAAGATGATCAAGGAGGCTGAGCCTCGCAAGTCCCTCG GAGGCGAAGGggagagtgaggaagaggaggaggaggaggaaggcctGGACCCCAAAAAGAACACTGACGAG GGTACAGCAGGCAGCGAGGTGAAGGCCACAGAGGAGATGTCCACGCTCGTCAACTACATCGAACCAGTCAAATTCAAAAACTTTGAGATGGCAGCCA AAAAGCAGAAGTTTTTTGAGATGTCCTCATTTGTAGAAACCAAAGGCCTGGACCTACTGAAGAACGCCCCCTCTGAGTTTGTAGA GTACAACAAGAACCAGCTGAGCAGGATCTACCCCAAAGGCACCAGAGTGGACAGCTCCAACTACATGCCCCAGCTCTTCTGGAACGCCGGCTGCCAGATGGTGGCGCTGAACTTCCAGACCCTCG ACCTGCCCATGCAGCTGAACATGGGAGTGTTCGAGTACAACGGCAAAAGCGGCTACCTGCTGAAACCCGAGTTCATGAGAAGGACCGACAAACACTTTGACCCGTTTACGGAGAACATAGTGGACGGGATCGTGGCCAATACGATCAAGGTCAAG GTGCTCTCTGGCCAGTTCCTGTCGGATAAGAAGGTGGGCGTGTACGTGGAAGTGGACATGCTTGGAATTCCTGCGGATACGAAGAGGAAgtacagaaccagaacctccaATGGGAACTCGCTGGACCCTGTGTGGGAGGACGAGTCGTTTGTCTTCAATAAG GTCGTGCTTCCTACACTGGCCTCTTTGAGAATAGCCGTGTTTGAGGAAAACGGCAAGTTCATTGGACACCGGATCCTCCCTGTGTCGGCCGTTCGACCCG GCTACCACTACATCAACCTTAAGACTGAGCTGaaccagccgctgctgctgccctcgCTGCTGGTTTACACCGAGGCTCAGGACTACATCcccaaccagcaccagg AGTACGCAGAGGCCCTTACCAACCCCATCAAGCACATCAGCGAGCTGGACAAGAGGAACACCCAGCTGGCTGTTCTCATGGAGGACGGCAGTGAG TATGTCACCAGAAAGCCCAAAAAGGAGGAGACCAAGAAGGAGAGCGACGGCGTCCCAGGAGGTCGCCTTCCAGCCCCCTTTAACCCTCTGCCCCCGAGCTCTATGGACGAGGTGCCCGATGGGCCCAAAGTGCCTGTTCCAG taaCCCCTCAGAAGGAAGAGCTCGTATCCAGTGTTATGGAAG ATGTCTGCGTCGTCTCCATGGAGGAACTGATGGAGCAGAAGAACTACATAAAGCTAATAAAGAAACACGAGAAAGATGTCAAAGAGCTGCGTAAAAAACACCTCAAAAAG GTGTGGGCTCTGAGCAAGGAGCAGAAGAATCGCAGCAGCCAGCTTCAGTGTGACACCCAGAGGAGGCGCAGTCAGATAGAGAAGAACCTGAAGCGCAGCATCAAGAAAAA TGAATCCCAGGACCCTGTGCGGCGGGAGCTGACGGCGCTGGACCAGGAGCTGGAAAAGCAGGCGGTCGAGCTGAGGGAGTGGCAGATGAAGGAACTGCTGAAGCTTCGGCAGGAGCTTTTCTCCCAGGAGAGAGCCATGAAGATGGAAAACCAGATGGAG gcCTTTGAGATGTTAAAGGAAACGGCCAGCAAATGTCATACACTTCAGCTGAAGAAGCTTCAGGAGATGTGTGAGAA ggagaAGAAGGACCTTCAGAAGATCCTAAACAGGAAGCGACAAAACAGCATCAGCGAAGCTAAAAACCACAGCAAAGAAAAAGCTGAGAA ggagctggaggacatcAACAGGAAGCACATACAGGAATCCGTGGCCTCCATTCGTTCG CTGGAGTTGGCTCAGCTCAAGAGGCAAGAAAAAGTGGTTCTAGACCATAAGAATGTGATGCAGCGCTTTGAGGATCAACTGCCAGAG CTGAAGTCCCAGCTGGTGAAGGATCTGGATGAAGAGTACAAGCGACTACCTGAAGAAATCTGCCAGCAcctgaagatggagctgcagaACAAAGGTCTTCAGAAGGATGCCCTTTTCTCCCAGCTGTCCAACCACAGCAGCCCCAGCACCGGCTCGGACCCACCCTCCAACTGCTCCTCGCCCTCCGACCCATCCTCGCCCAATCGGAGCGCCTTCTACAGGAGCACAGACAATACGCCTTCTTTTCTGGCCGACTCCGAGGCCGAGCTGTCAATCAGTTAG